The region TCAATTTCATGAAATCTAAATGGACTTTAGAGGCGCTCTAATTCATTCAGACCAAGGAAGACAAGAGTCGCATCCAGCTGTGCACAGATCCAACACCTGGACTCATCAGGCCGGACAGCCACAGGTTTCACCGTTTGTTGGACTGATTCGCGGATTTGGAGCCCTGGACACGTCGGGCATTGGACACAACGAGAAGGTAAGGCAGTTACACACCCATGCAAACAGCACAGTCACACAAGTGGAACATATGAGCCCGTTGAAAGTCATCGAAACACTCCCAGACTTCTGCATTTGTTAGCTGGCCGTACTTTTAGTTTCACAACGCAAAACCCAAATCTGGAGCAAAGTTCATgagctgtttcttttcattattgACGCCAAAATGTTCTGCAGAAAATGTTGCACGGGATCaggaaaatgagacaaaaggcTTGCAGACAGTCGCACAGCCACTATTGTTGACAGTAGGTCAAAACAGAAGGTGGAATGAGGGGCAGCCGTAAATATCTCCATGACATGATGCTGCTTCCCCCGAAACGGACCTTCACTCACCCAGACTCTAATTGATGGGTAGCAGCTCCTGCAACcaaaacaatttaaacaaagtaaatctTCCCCACAACATGCAAGAGAATTAACAAATGCGGTAATCTAGGAACTGTTTTGTCATCTATTGGCCATCTGCTCCATAAACTCCATGAAAAATGAGTCTGTGACTGGCCCAGGCTTTATTCAGACTTTCTGTTTATGTcaaaggacaaaaaataaaataaaataaataaaatctaattacCACATTTAGGAATGTTTCTTCTGAtcaaatgattgattgatttatctcactgctgctctctccTTCCTGATGAAGAGGGATGGCTGCAAACAGCAGCCTTTTCGAAACTTCCTCACCTCCGGAGATGTATCAATTCCTCACCACCCCTAATTCAGACGACGATCCGTGCCACCACAAGAGGACCATCGACTCCACGACCACGCCGCTGATCAGTGCCACAATGTTCGCCGCGGGCATCTTCGGCAACGTGGCTGCTCTGGTGATCCTGGAGATCCGGCGGTGCAGAGAAGCCAGGACCAAGGGTGCAGGGAGGCGGAAGCTGTTCCACATCCTCATCACCTCGCTGGTGGTCACTGACCTGCTGGGCACCTGCCTGATCAGCCCGTTGGTGCAGGTGGCCTACTCCAGCAACACCACCATGATCGGGatgtctgaaaacaaaagcGTGTGTTACTACTTTGGCCTAAGCATGACCTTCTTCAGCTTGGCCACTCTGTCGCTGCTCTTCACCATGGCACTGGAGCGATGCTTCGCCATCGGATACCCGTACCGGTACAGCAGGCATGTCACCAAGAAGTGTGCTTACATCACCATCCCGTTGCTGTTCCTGCTGTGTATGTCATTCTGCCTCCTGCCTTTTGCTGGATTTGGGAAATATGTACAGTACTGCCCCGGCACATGGTGCTTCATTGACATGAACCCAGTGGAGACGGAAGACCGGGTCTACGCCAACCTGTACGCCACCATCATGCTGGTGCTGGTGATGGCCATCGTGGCCTGCAATGGTTTGGTGGTGTTCCACCTCTTCAAGATGTATCAGCGGCGGAAGAAGAACGGCGGCTCGATGATGGCGTCCACAAGGTCCACCAATGACCGCAGAGCCATGTCCATGGCTGAGGAGGTGGAACACCTCATCCTGCTGGTCTTCAtgaccatcatcttcatcatctgcaCACTGCCTCTTGTGGTAAGATCACTGCAgataacacacacgcacacacacgggGTGACCCCATCATTTAACTGCCCTTTTTTTGGGGGTTAATTAGCTAGATGGGCCACTTGGTCATTAGTCTCGCATAAATTGATTCAAGGTCCATGATGCTTTGGTTCAGGGTGTCCTGTGGGACAAATATTTCACACGCTGATGCACAGAGTTCAGCTCATTTCCTCAGTGACCGATGGGATCCATTTCTTCCCACTCACGCTACCGAAAACTCCATCGGTTTACTTTCAACGTGACCTTCTTGCATAGACTCAAATGACCTTATTTACCATCTTTGATCAGCTGCAACGTATTATCTCCCAAAATCAATATAACATCGGGTTTCAATGACTATTTTGGGCGAGGTCATTGATTACATGTGGCTTACAGGAATTGATGACATTTAGGTTccataaaaggtaaaaaaaaaaaaaaaatgcagtagATTAATTCAATGATTACTTTTGTTAATATCTATACAGTAATAAAATTACTGCAGCAGATTATCAGTAAAACTAATaccaacaaaaccaaataaTCCATCAATATttctttcacacatttaaatgttgcatAACATGAGGAAAGCCAGTAAATATGGCTGAATATAAATTTGTGTAGAGAAAATAATTATCCATATTACCAGTAAGCTAATTTGTAGAAACGATCGTAGaatattcttctttttgtttgcatgACAGAAGCAGAATATACAATGTGTTAAATCACATGATTAAATAACTGCCGCTCTATACACAATACAGCTATTCATAAGTAATACAATAAACTATGGGCTGCTCTGGAGCCTCAGCTGATTCTTTTGATGCCGCAGGTGTATCAAGTATCAAAGCACAACTAATTCTTAAAGGACTATTGTCGGGATAATTTTACATGAGTATATACATAAAGATTTAATCAGATGTCATCAGAAAGCCATTTGGGTCGTAATgagaacatgaagaaaaaaataaagaataggTGTGATGAAAATGACTCATCGTCTGATGATTAGACATCAGGGTCCCAGTGACACTCCTGAACAATCTGTTTGTAACCACCTTGGCTCTCAAAGTGCCTCTTTGGACTTCAAACAGACAATCAATAACTTTCCCAGCAGTATATGATGCCATGCACTTTATTGCAGACAGCAGTAATGGATTTTGTGGCTGCGTCTCAATAGAGGGTTGTAataaaagaaactgtttttgaaGCTCTGTGTTCTCACAAAACTGTTTTGACACGTTATGCACCAGGATTTTATATCTAATAAAAGTAAAGTTAAAGCAGCATTCTCAACAATTCACAACATTACACATTCTGAATCTAATTATTGAGGTAAGGTTATAAATTAATAAGCATGAAAATTCAGATTGAAACTAGTTCCCCAGACAATACTTTTTAAATCGACCTAAGGAAAAAAATACTATTGttgtaaatttgtattttaaatacGATCTTTTGAAAAGCACCatgctgtttgtatttgtgtattcaAAGGTGATGGTTTATTCAGCATTCCTGTTCTGTACACTGTACCAGCTGCAGACTGAAGGACACAGAGATCAGTTTTCCCTCAAGGGGTCATTGGGAGACAAGCACAGAGAAGAGGAGCATGGCTGAACCACACTGTCTCTCCTCTTCCATTTCACCAGCACAGTCCCAAAggccaaataaatatttaagtcaAACTGAAATCCTTGTTGTTAAACGCTCCATTGAGGGTTTAATGTAAGTGCCTTCTTCTAAGATCTTAGAACTACCTGCATCTgtgacaaagagggagagatgatgCTCATTTTGTCTGTGCATGGTGGGAAGAACGCAAAGCTCAAACTGTGTCGAGTGGTTGTGGTGGGAAAGCCTCTCACAACATGCAATGTATAACTACAGTCGGTCACATCACAGCCATTAAATGTAGCATTTGAAATGCAGACTACTGCTTTCAGGAACGTGCATTTTGCTACGTGCCAATTTAGACAGAGCTTTAAGAATATTAAGTCATAATTACGACTCCGCtttgaaaagtggaaaaatacACTCATCCAAAATTGAGATCAATTCCAATTTCATTAAAAAGCCCAAAATTACCAGCAGGGGTTGATTCCCTCTGACAGAGTTGCAGCATTTGGTGGAGAATCACAGCATCTACCGATTATCTTTCAAATCGCTCACTGTTCATCTGTATGTGTGAGGTCGTTTTCATTAGTCTTACCAGATATCCGCTGACAGTCGACAGGACCTTTCGTCATATCACACAGGTCGGCCCAACATGAATTTCATGTCTAATACAGGCTGACGTGTCTCAGTCTCCTCTCTTCATATCTCCAGAGAATGGCCACATTAACCTGTCGGCAGACATTTCCATTTGTTGCcctgcagagagatggagaaaaccTCTTAGCATATTTCATCCAGAGCACTCAGTCAGTCATGATACTGAGGGGAATCTGGTCTCTTTTCAATGAGCATCCAGCCTCAAGGGCAACATAAGTTCTCCTGTGTCTTTGATATAGATACTATTTTTAGGACAGAAATTCTAAACACATTCAACCTGAAAAGTTGATTGCCTGGAGGTTTAAATTAAATCACATATATGACAGACACATAACAGACACACTCCTAATTTAGATCTAGCAATTAACCTAAGCTGCAGTACGACAGTGAACACGCaagctgcacacagaaaggcctgaggTCTGAATCCAGAACCTTCTTGCAAAGAGAGTGTCCAAAATTGAAATTGCATCAgaataaatttattttaaaaaagtgtgttttgtcaGATGGAAATGTAAGGACAAATTCTGCAACCCATCATGAGCcagctgaatgaatgattgttgTGTTAGGAGCAGGACATAGCAGACGAGCGTGTCACAACAActtcaaatgaaattgaaatggtTTTTGTGTAGTCTGGGTGAGCCTGTGGTCAGAAAGCAAATGtcattcaaaacaaattaatcaaGCATGCAATcgcattatttattttgagcatTATGTAACACACTCACGGGTGGCCAACTTGATATCTGATACCCCTGTCAGAGGACAGGATATCATACAAAACCACACAATAtcatattacatttttctgcCAGTATGACACTGGGCTGatgctgcattgtgtgtgtgatatagCAGCAGCTATCTAATATagaataaaaaatttaaaaggccATATTGCACTGAGAAAGGGGAGAAAGACAGATGTATGGACTGGTATCAAAGGTCAGGCTGAGGTTGAACCAAAGATGATAATATGAAATGGGGCAAACAGCAAACTCAGGATTAATTGTACAGGAAATAAAAGTTTGTGGGTCCAGCGCATGCATCTGTCTGAACCTTGAACCCTCATGAACACCTCATGTTAACACTTTTATTGAACTTCCTGTTGATGCTGGGATAGCTGAAGGAGGCTCACAGTATGAGTCAGATTTCAGGGCTCTAGTTGgcgggaggaaaaaaaaaaaaaaaaaaaaaaaaccctcataaATCGGTCCTCACAAAAACAAGAC is a window of Echeneis naucrates chromosome 2, fEcheNa1.1, whole genome shotgun sequence DNA encoding:
- the ptger2a gene encoding prostaglandin E receptor 2a (subtype EP2) isoform X2, translated to MAANSSLFETSSPPEMYQFLTTPNSDDDPCHHKRTIDSTTTPLISATMFAAGIFGNVAALVILEIRRCREARTKGAGRRKLFHILITSLVVTDLLGTCLISPLVQVAYSSNTTMIGMSENKSVCYYFGLSMTFFSLATLSLLFTMALERCFAIGYPYRYSRHVTKKCAYITIPLLFLLCMSFCLLPFAGFGKYVQYCPGTWCFIDMNPVETEDRVYANLYATIMLVLVMAIVACNGLVVFHLFKMYQRRKKNGGSMMASTRSTNDRRAMSMAEEVEHLILLVFMTIIFIICTLPLVVMVYSAFLFCTLYQLQTEGHRDQFSLKGSLGDKHREEEHG
- the ptger2a gene encoding prostaglandin E receptor 2a (subtype EP2) isoform X1 produces the protein MAANSSLFETSSPPEMYQFLTTPNSDDDPCHHKRTIDSTTTPLISATMFAAGIFGNVAALVILEIRRCREARTKGAGRRKLFHILITSLVVTDLLGTCLISPLVQVAYSSNTTMIGMSENKSVCYYFGLSMTFFSLATLSLLFTMALERCFAIGYPYRYSRHVTKKCAYITIPLLFLLCMSFCLLPFAGFGKYVQYCPGTWCFIDMNPVETEDRVYANLYATIMLVLVMAIVACNGLVVFHLFKMYQRRKKNGGSMMASTRSTNDRRAMSMAEEVEHLILLVFMTIIFIICTLPLVIRVYINSIGLRKESHPMDLIALRFISVNSIIDPWVFILLSPSVLHFIWGSLCRASMEISRGSLFKTSIVKENSANIALSHLTQEYTEHFPSAETL